The DNA region GCTGCCGGCAATAACAAGTGACCGAAACAGAAAGTAGCGGCGAGATAACCGCTGCTCAAAAACTGTGAGCGCCCGTCATCCTCCACGCAATCACACCCGCCGCCATCCGATTCTCGACACCGAGCCGATCAAAGATATGTTCGACGTGCTTCTCGATGGTCCGGCTCGTCACGCCCAGAATGGTGGCAATTTCTGAATTGGTCTTGCCTCGAGCAAGCCAGTGGAGAACTTCGGCCTGACGACCGGAGAGGCCTAAGTCGATCAATCGCTCGCCCTTTGAATCGACGATCTGCTCTTCGAGTAGGATCGCGTAGTCCTCGTCGGTCCCGGGCAGGAATCTCACGAGCAGCTTTGCATCTCCGTGATTCTTCAAAAACGGTTCAATGGGCGCGGCGATCGAACTCATCGTCGCGGAGAGTTCGCGGTGCCCGCGCGCCCAGCGACTCAAGTCATCGGGCAATTTACGGTAGCAGGGATCCGTGCCTGCGAAGAACCGGGTTAGCAAGTTCGACGCTCGCGGTGAGGCGAAGCGAATGGAATCGCCGTGGCATCGTACAACCATCGCGTGCGAACTGGCTTGAAGTGCCGCGTCAGCTTGCTCTAGGCGCGAGAAGGCAAGCGCATTGCGATGCGCTTGCAGGAAATGCGGCCGCAGCACATTCAACAGCTCCATTTCGGCGTCATCGAAGTCCGTACCACTGCGTGCAAATACAAGAGCGAGCTGATCACCTGTGTCGCCGTCGGGAAACGATACGCTGAGGAGGCGCTCGATTTTCAACTTACGATAGAAGTCTTGATAGATCCCGAGTTGATGGAACTGGCGCACCGATACGAAATCTGAGAGCCGCAGCGCATTGGTCGCACCCGATGACTGCTGGTAGCTGACGGTAGGATGCTCGTGGATTCGGTCGGCGAAGACGGGATAGAGATCAGCTGAACCATCGTGCGAAGGTTTAACGATCGCGCAGACTCGCCCTTCGCGAACATTCAGTTGGTTGTAACCTATCGAATCGCTCGGGATCAGGATCTGCAGCGTATCAACTACATGTTGAGCAAAGGTCGCGATGTTGTGGAGCGAATAAAGGCGGG from Candidatus Binataceae bacterium includes:
- a CDS encoding helix-turn-helix transcriptional regulator, producing the protein MSLIDRQLTELLEFLPRLYSLHNIATFAQHVVDTLQILIPSDSIGYNQLNVREGRVCAIVKPSHDGSADLYPVFADRIHEHPTVSYQQSSGATNALRLSDFVSVRQFHQLGIYQDFYRKLKIERLLSVSFPDGDTGDQLALVFARSGTDFDDAEMELLNVLRPHFLQAHRNALAFSRLEQADAALQASSHAMVVRCHGDSIRFASPRASNLLTRFFAGTDPCYRKLPDDLSRWARGHRELSATMSSIAAPIEPFLKNHGDAKLLVRFLPGTDEDYAILLEEQIVDSKGERLIDLGLSGRQAEVLHWLARGKTNSEIATILGVTSRTIEKHVEHIFDRLGVENRMAAGVIAWRMTGAHSF